One window of the Candidatus Bathyarchaeota archaeon genome contains the following:
- a CDS encoding acyl-CoA dehydrogenase family protein: MQFELNDEQKEIKRAAKEFCEKEFTPELALESDKKEEFPLELYKKAAKLGFTSMRIPEEYGGQGYGLIEDSLVVEEMCRVDPGLGAAVSLGNLMIPDILLKHGTEEQKKKCIPPLARGNAISAAAFTEPEHGSDITRMDTTAVKSENEWIINGGKEFITNAPIADFFVILCQTDPNASPPHRGQSLFLAEKGMPGLETTKLHGKMGIKPCVTGSLALCNLKVPESSLVGELNKGFYYALELFNSTRITVAAQAVGMAYGAFEKAFQYAKNRKQFGAPIIKFQAISFKLTDMATKIEAARLLTYKAAWLYDQGKVSPMATSMAKAYASRVAMEVTDEAMQVYGGYGYLADYHLERFHRCAKIMEIYEGTTEMQKLTILNYLMKSM, from the coding sequence ATGCAATTCGAATTAAACGATGAACAGAAGGAAATTAAAAGAGCTGCAAAGGAATTCTGCGAAAAAGAGTTTACTCCTGAACTGGCATTAGAATCTGACAAAAAAGAAGAATTTCCCTTAGAACTCTACAAAAAAGCAGCCAAACTCGGATTCACAAGCATGAGAATTCCAGAGGAATACGGCGGACAGGGCTATGGTCTAATTGAAGATAGCCTAGTTGTAGAAGAAATGTGTCGAGTAGATCCAGGACTAGGCGCCGCAGTCTCCCTTGGAAACCTTATGATTCCAGACATTCTGTTAAAACATGGAACAGAAGAACAAAAGAAAAAATGTATCCCACCTCTAGCTAGGGGCAACGCCATATCTGCTGCAGCGTTTACGGAACCCGAGCATGGAAGCGACATAACTCGCATGGACACGACAGCGGTTAAAAGCGAAAATGAATGGATTATCAATGGGGGGAAGGAGTTTATAACCAACGCCCCTATCGCAGATTTCTTTGTCATATTATGCCAAACAGACCCCAACGCTTCGCCACCGCACAGAGGACAAAGCCTCTTTTTAGCAGAAAAGGGCATGCCAGGGCTGGAAACAACAAAACTGCACGGTAAAATGGGGATCAAACCGTGCGTTACAGGGTCCCTTGCCTTATGTAACCTCAAAGTACCCGAAAGCAGTCTCGTAGGTGAACTAAACAAAGGCTTCTATTATGCGCTAGAGCTTTTCAACAGCACCAGAATCACTGTGGCTGCTCAAGCGGTAGGCATGGCGTATGGTGCCTTCGAAAAAGCCTTCCAGTATGCCAAGAACCGGAAACAGTTCGGTGCTCCAATAATTAAGTTTCAAGCAATATCCTTTAAACTAACGGATATGGCGACGAAGATCGAAGCAGCAAGACTGCTGACTTACAAGGCTGCTTGGCTTTATGACCAAGGAAAGGTTAGTCCTATGGCTACGTCTATGGCTAAGGCTTATGCCAGCAGAGTTGCAATGGAAGTTACAGACGAGGCTATGCAAGTCTATGGTGGGTACGGTTATCTCGCAGACTATCACTTAGAACGTTTCCATCGCTGCGCGAAAATAATGGAGATTTACGAAGGAACCACGGAAATGCAGAAGCTAACTATACTGAACTACCTAATGAAATCAATGTAG
- a CDS encoding DUF3227 domain-containing protein, which translates to MAARRDRFYRTLLSALDESMKNIFGENTAKAVYYHLREGYLLKLEDIPTKPQTFAKAIKEIFGETGAKVIETLLVKDLCTKFRIKGQRKDIDRLVDCMHELKITCIEK; encoded by the coding sequence TTGGCAGCTAGAAGAGACAGATTTTACAGAACATTGCTATCCGCTTTGGACGAAAGCATGAAAAATATTTTTGGAGAAAATACAGCCAAGGCGGTTTACTACCATCTAAGGGAAGGGTATCTGCTGAAACTTGAAGATATTCCCACAAAGCCGCAAACTTTCGCTAAGGCTATTAAAGAAATATTTGGAGAGACCGGTGCCAAAGTAATTGAAACTCTGCTTGTGAAAGATCTGTGCACGAAATTCAGAATTAAAGGACAGAGAAAGGACATAGACAGGTTAGTCGACTGCATGCATGAATTGAAAATTACATGTATCGAAAAATGA
- a CDS encoding M20/M25/M40 family metallo-hydrolase produces the protein MQRKKIFEHIDRHYTEHLGKLQELVRQPSISAENRGVRECAELVKNYFKNLGCENSRLVETSGFPVVYGYYDAGADRTIIVYFMYDTQPVDDPGWAIPPLEGKIVSMPPFGDCLVARGAINTKGELCAFLNACESIKAVGEEIPVNLVFVAEGEEELGSRHLPEFIEKYEGELMKADAVFFPFADQDMRGKVVMYLGVKGIVYFELELDGKSWGYGPTEFDIHGSNKAWVDSPAYRMIQALSTMTTKDGNNVLIDGFYENALPPNREDLGLLETLEKTFDEDSVKDSMKVEKFIGDVHGKKALLKYLYSPTLNIDGIWGGYIGPGTKTVLPYKITTKIDVRLVPNMSVEEVIPRIREHLDKHGFRKIRIVELEEGYGWAKTSVKEPAAQAVIKAYREFGYEPEIWPHMAGSAPFCMFNREPLNLPFIMGGLGHGGRAHAPNEYIVVQEGGPTGGLCTLEKSYVTILDNLSKLR, from the coding sequence TTGCAGAGGAAAAAAATTTTTGAACATATAGACCGGCACTACACTGAACATCTTGGCAAACTTCAAGAACTCGTTCGACAACCTTCCATCTCAGCAGAAAACAGGGGAGTTCGAGAGTGTGCAGAACTCGTCAAAAACTACTTCAAAAATCTCGGCTGCGAAAACTCTCGACTTGTAGAAACCTCAGGGTTCCCAGTTGTATATGGATACTATGACGCTGGTGCTGACAGAACTATAATCGTCTATTTCATGTATGACACTCAACCAGTTGACGACCCTGGATGGGCTATCCCTCCACTGGAAGGCAAAATTGTCAGTATGCCTCCTTTCGGTGATTGTCTTGTGGCAAGAGGGGCAATTAATACTAAAGGAGAACTATGTGCCTTCTTAAACGCTTGTGAGTCGATTAAAGCTGTGGGCGAGGAGATTCCAGTTAACCTAGTGTTTGTTGCCGAAGGCGAAGAGGAATTAGGTAGTCGGCACTTGCCAGAATTTATCGAGAAATACGAAGGCGAGTTGATGAAGGCTGACGCCGTGTTCTTCCCATTTGCTGATCAAGATATGAGGGGCAAAGTAGTGATGTATCTTGGCGTGAAAGGCATCGTCTATTTTGAGTTAGAACTTGATGGGAAGAGTTGGGGATATGGACCAACCGAGTTTGACATTCATGGAAGCAACAAAGCTTGGGTGGACAGCCCTGCATATCGCATGATACAAGCTCTAAGTACTATGACCACGAAAGACGGTAACAATGTTTTGATAGATGGCTTCTACGAGAACGCATTGCCGCCAAACCGAGAAGATCTTGGACTGCTGGAGACACTGGAAAAGACTTTTGATGAAGACTCCGTGAAGGATTCGATGAAAGTCGAGAAATTCATCGGAGATGTGCACGGAAAGAAGGCTTTGCTCAAATACTTGTACTCTCCAACTCTGAATATAGATGGCATATGGGGAGGATACATAGGACCAGGAACAAAAACTGTACTGCCATACAAGATCACAACTAAAATTGATGTGAGACTGGTTCCCAATATGTCAGTAGAAGAAGTAATACCAAGGATAAGAGAGCACCTTGATAAACATGGCTTTAGGAAAATCAGAATTGTAGAGCTTGAAGAAGGCTATGGATGGGCTAAAACAAGCGTGAAAGAACCTGCTGCACAAGCAGTTATCAAAGCCTACCGAGAATTCGGCTACGAACCAGAGATATGGCCTCACATGGCTGGTAGTGCTCCGTTTTGCATGTTTAATCGGGAACCTTTGAACTTACCGTTTATTATGGGCGGGCTGGGTCACGGCGGAAGGGCACATGCACCAAATGAATACATCGTTGTCCAAGAAGGAGGCCCTACAGGTGGATTATGCACTCTTGAGAAGTCTTATGTAACAATTCTCGACAATTTGTCAAAATTGCGTTAG